A single region of the Hippopotamus amphibius kiboko isolate mHipAmp2 chromosome 6, mHipAmp2.hap2, whole genome shotgun sequence genome encodes:
- the LOC130854951 gene encoding proline-rich protein 23C-like codes for MGSRHRSPGAYPADGWGPQAGGPGPAKRRRTEEPAGPESESESESEAAPSLDNVPEPPAESALTSVLVLPSGCALHLLLDHVDWLLEPEPASVLQVTLGDHILLVVHEALLGSGVEGPWGQGQERGSFLGARGRYMALEPGVFCTAVLEVACQEDVSEEEEEEEETDFEFLPPGMDAAAGSVAGLRSPDARVWGPDAQGFVPEPWPWAPNPSLERGSPQHEEKLDLHLPQPFGDSPLHPLPPSPCPVPHEQPQRPHGPSCKARRCLILE; via the coding sequence ATGGGGAGCCGGCACCGCAGCCCCGGCGCCTACCCTGCGGACGGGTGGGGACCACAGGCCGGAGGACCCGGCCCTGCCAAGCGCCGCCGAACGGAGGAGCCCGCGGGCCCTGAGTCCGAGTCCGAGTCAGAGTCGGAGGCGGCGCCCAGCCTGGACAACGTGCCCGAGCCCCCGGCCGAGAGCGCGCTCACGTCCGTGCTGGTCCTGCCCTCTGGCTGTGCCTTGCATCTGCTCCTGGACCACGTCGACTGGCTGCTGGAGCCCGAGCCCGCGTCCGTGCTGCAAGTGACCCTTGGAGATCACATCCTCTTGGTGGTCCACGAGGCCCTCCTGGGTTCGGGTGTGGAAGGTCCGTGGGGACAGGGCCAGGAACGGGGCTCTTTCCTAGGCGCTCGCGGGAGGTACATGGCCCTGGAGCCGGGAGTCTTCTGCACAGCTGTGCTAGAGGTCGCCTGCCAAGAAGACGtcagcgaggaggaggaggaggaggaggagacggacTTCGAGTTCCTGCCGCCGGGGATGGATGCTGCAGCTGGCTCCGTCGCTGGGCTCCGCAGCCCCGACGCCAGGGTGTGGGGCCCCGACGCCCAGGGCTTCGTCCCAGAACCCTGGCCCTGGGCTCCCAACCCCAGTCTAGAGAGAGGCTCTCCTCAGCACGAGGAGAAACTGGATTTGCACCTTCCGCAGCCCTTCGGCGACTCACCACTCCATCCTCTACCTCCTTCTCCTTGTCCGGTTCCCCACGAACAACCCCAACGCCCTCACGGTCCATCTTGCAAGGCCCGGAGATGCCTGATCCTGGAGTGA